One stretch of Oncorhynchus keta strain PuntledgeMale-10-30-2019 chromosome 16, Oket_V2, whole genome shotgun sequence DNA includes these proteins:
- the LOC118395615 gene encoding zinc finger protein 214-like: MANCVGFHTQIASIMEVLANAAVAEICKLVDDDYAVFRLEITQSQKENRGLRRKLQLQELKVARERAERTIRERVLASRPSSVKMLDGYRGMARGEGHLTGGHRSFVKPAGHNTWKDDQPITVDEGSGTSTQHVIVIESVDTEAAGPEGSSLVKQEKTEGEEDQQHSRDIQTGVAVATEDPTNAPAKPRTRRSIMEVSGTLNSVLNSETDTKTLTVTHRLLHTGSDHRSDPKRLGLWKLGSPPAPGSDYVPVFHQNERTVHSREDGDGDTLHTGSDDQSCSYATEMDPGNMPLGLETQTDLSRGDWNQYSSSIYSEGCQDKKVEGLVVEEVTVKVEGDISPTWNADSHLGDGHGHSQGRYFLDYRESLEKNPNVATHSPSYAFGDRDPVSTSMGPSDSHSRILFDQVLHSNDKARAQARGGGETSDNSKEKRFLCMFCNKGFSSPQSVEIHQRVHRGVKPFSCTQCHMRFSQSSDLKRHQRVHRGVKPFSCTQCLMRFTQSSDLKRHQRVHTGEKPFSCPQCDMRFTQAGSLKRHLKVHTGERPFACPHCGKRFSERRYLRIHQQKNHSTL; this comes from the exons atggctaactgtgtgggttttcacactcaaatagcctccatcatggaggtACTAGCGAATGCAGCAGTGGCAGAGATCTGTAAACTCGTtgacgacgactatgcagtgtttcgtttagaaataactcaaagccagaaagaaaacaggggATTGCGGAGGAAACTACAGCTACAGGAACTGAAGGTGGCACGGGAGCGCGCAGAGAGGACAATACGAGAGCGCGTCCTCGCCAGTCGTCCCAGTAGTGTCAAGATGCTTGACGGATACAGAGGAATGGCAAGAG GTGAAGGACATCTCACTGGAGGCCACAGGAGCTTTGTGAAGCCAGCGGGACACAATACATGGAAagatgaccaaccaatcactgttgatgaggggagtggaacctcaacccagcATGTTATTGTGATAGAG TCTGTAGATACAGAGGCTGCAGGTCCTGAAGGATCGTCTCTGGTCAAGCAGGAGAAGACTGAAGGTGAGGAGGACCAACAGCACAGCAGAGACATCCAGACTGGAGTGGCTGTAGCCACAGAGGACCCCACCAACGCCCCAGCAAAGCCCAGGACTCGACGCAGCATCATGGAGGTCAGTGGAACGCTGAACTCCGTCCTCAATTCCGAGACAGATACCAAGACTTTAACTGTAACACACAGGCTTTTACACACAGGATCTGACCACAGATCAGACCCAAAGAGACTTGGGCTGTGGAAACTGGGCAGTCCTCCTGCTCCCGGCTCAGACTATGTACCGGTATTTCACCAGAACGAGAGGACGGTTCATTCCCGcgaggatggtgatggtgatacGTTACACACTGGCAGTGATGATCAGTCTTGTTCTTACGCTACAGAGATGGACCCTGGCAACATGCCCTTGGGTTTAGAGACACAGACTGATCTGTCTAGAGGGGACTGGaaccagtacagtagtagtatatACTCGGAAGGGTGCCAAGATAAGAAAGTGGAGGGTCTGGTTGTAGAGGAAGTGACTGTGAAAGTGGAGGGCGACATTTCTCCCACATGGAATGCAGATAGTCACTTAGGAGACGGACACGGACACTCACAGGGAAGATATTTCTTAGATTACAGGGAAAGTTTAGAGAAAAATCCAAATGTCGCAACCCACTCGCCTTCATACGCATTCGGGGACCGTGACCCAGTGTCCACGTCGATGGGGCCTTCCGATTCACATAGCCGCATCCTTTTCGATCAGGTATTGCACTCAAACGACAAGGCTAGAGCCCAGGCTcggggagggggagaaacatcAGACAATAGTAAAGAGAAacggttcctctgcatgttctgtaacaaaggcttcagcAGCCCTCAGAGtgtggagatccaccagagggtccacagaGGGGTtaaacccttcagctgtacccagtgtcacatgcgcTTCAGCCAATCTAgtgacctgaagaggcaccagagggtccacagaggggtgaaacccttcagctgtacccagtgtctAATGCGCTTCACCCAGTCTAGTGACCTGAAGAGGCATCAAAGGGTCCatacaggggagaaacccttcaGCTGCCCCCAGTGTGACATGCGCTTCACCCAGGCTGGCAGCCTGAAGAGGCACCTGAAGGTCCACACAGGAGAAAGGCCGTTCGCCTGTCCGCACTGCgggaagaggttctcagagaggagatacctcaggatacaccagcagaaaaaccATTCAACTCTATAA